One Candidatus Binatia bacterium DNA window includes the following coding sequences:
- the murC gene encoding UDP-N-acetylmuramate--L-alanine ligase yields MSPLFKRSRHIHFVGIGGVGMSGIAEVLLHLGHVITGSDSTESEVTRRLVRLGAQVTHGHRPEAVDASVDVVVISSAVKYSNPEIVRARALKIPVIPRAEMLAELMRMKWGIAIAGTHGKTTTTSLISTVLSRAGLDPTVVIGGKVHSLGSNAQLGRSDLMVAEADESDGTFLLLSPAIAVVTNIDPEHLDYYGDMDRVRSAYLEFINRVPFFGAAVLCLDDVTIRALLPQVRKRVITYGTSPDADFVARDLSVCGMETRFRVERAGEALGDLTVRLPGRHHGLNALATLAVATELDVNFETVRDALAEFGGIHRRFEVCGEAGGVMVVSDYGHHPAEIRATLAAAREGFGRRIVVVFQPHRYTRTRDLFGDFLDAFDAADQLFLTEIYPAGEDPIDGVTGDVLYYALKRRGHLDVSYVPDHRGLVNAVQPQLRPGDLVVVLGAGPIHEVGDLLVRALSGSQAAFTMQ; encoded by the coding sequence ATGAGTCCGCTATTCAAGCGATCGCGCCATATCCACTTCGTTGGCATTGGTGGCGTCGGGATGAGCGGCATCGCCGAGGTGCTGCTGCACCTGGGACACGTCATCACCGGTTCGGATAGCACGGAGAGTGAGGTCACCCGCCGCTTGGTCCGGCTCGGTGCGCAAGTGACCCACGGCCATCGTCCGGAAGCGGTTGACGCCAGTGTCGATGTCGTCGTGATCTCATCAGCGGTCAAGTATTCGAACCCGGAGATCGTGCGGGCGCGGGCGCTGAAGATTCCGGTGATTCCGCGCGCCGAGATGCTGGCCGAGTTGATGCGGATGAAATGGGGCATTGCGATCGCCGGCACCCACGGCAAGACCACCACCACGTCACTGATCTCGACCGTTCTGAGCCGCGCTGGCCTGGATCCTACCGTGGTCATCGGTGGCAAGGTCCACTCGCTTGGCAGCAACGCCCAGCTCGGCAGGAGTGACTTGATGGTCGCCGAAGCCGATGAGAGCGACGGGACGTTCCTGTTGCTGTCGCCGGCCATTGCGGTGGTGACCAACATCGATCCGGAACACCTCGATTACTACGGCGATATGGACCGCGTGCGCTCTGCTTATCTCGAGTTCATCAATCGCGTCCCCTTCTTCGGTGCCGCCGTGTTGTGCCTCGATGACGTCACCATCCGGGCCTTGCTGCCGCAGGTGCGCAAGCGCGTCATCACCTATGGCACCAGTCCGGATGCCGACTTCGTGGCGCGCGACCTTTCGGTCTGCGGCATGGAAACTCGTTTTCGCGTCGAACGCGCGGGTGAGGCACTCGGCGACCTGACCGTGCGGCTGCCCGGACGGCATCACGGGCTGAACGCGCTGGCGACGCTCGCCGTGGCCACCGAGCTCGATGTGAATTTTGAGACCGTTCGGGACGCGCTGGCGGAGTTCGGCGGCATTCACCGGCGCTTCGAGGTGTGCGGCGAAGCCGGCGGCGTCATGGTGGTCAGCGACTACGGTCACCACCCGGCGGAGATCCGTGCCACGCTGGCCGCCGCGCGCGAAGGCTTTGGACGCCGGATCGTCGTGGTCTTCCAGCCGCACCGCTACACGCGCACGCGCGACCTGTTCGGTGACTTCCTCGACGCCTTCGATGCGGCGGATCAGTTGTTCCTGACCGAGATCTATCCGGCGGGTGAGGACCCCATCGATGGGGTGACCGGCGACGTGCTGTACTACGCCCTGAAGCGGCGCGGCCATCTGGATGTGTCGTACGTTCCGGACCATCGTGGCCTGGTCAACGCCGTGCAGCCGCAGCTGCGTCCCGGGGATCTGGTGGTGGTCCTCGGCGCCGGTCCCATTCACGAGGTTGGCGATTTGCTGGTACGTGCGCTGTCGGGAAGCCAGGCGGCGTTCACCATGCAGTGA
- the murB gene encoding UDP-N-acetylmuramate dehydrogenase, producing the protein MVDDLQRQALRQAFGARVRFDEPLSRHVSFRIGGPADVWVEVGDAMEIRRVRAFAAATGLPLLVLGGGTNVLVSDRGVRGVVLHLGRPLASLQWRSNGRGQYARAGAALPLKRLVTESIARDLAGLEFAEGIPGTVGGGLLMNAGAFGGEIANVVEFMEGIDVAGEVQRLPRDELHFGYRRFDLPPGFIVTHLEFLLSPGDDAAIRAKRADAKRRREAHQPVGYPNAGSIFKNPPGHFAGHLIQEAGMKGLRRGGAMVSHQHANFIVNVDGATAADVHWLMMEAARRVWETHGVRLEPEIRLLGDWSEA; encoded by the coding sequence GTGGTGGACGATCTACAGCGACAGGCATTGCGGCAAGCTTTTGGAGCACGGGTCCGTTTTGACGAGCCGCTCAGCCGGCACGTATCGTTTCGCATCGGAGGGCCGGCGGATGTGTGGGTGGAGGTGGGCGATGCGATGGAGATCCGTCGCGTGCGGGCCTTCGCCGCCGCGACGGGTCTCCCGCTTCTTGTCCTCGGCGGCGGCACCAACGTCCTGGTGAGTGACCGCGGCGTACGCGGCGTCGTCTTGCACCTGGGACGGCCGCTTGCGTCCTTGCAGTGGCGCTCGAACGGCAGAGGTCAGTATGCCCGCGCCGGTGCCGCTCTTCCCCTCAAGCGGCTGGTGACCGAATCAATTGCCCGCGATTTGGCGGGGTTGGAGTTCGCCGAAGGCATCCCCGGTACCGTCGGCGGCGGGCTCTTGATGAATGCCGGCGCCTTTGGTGGCGAAATCGCCAACGTGGTCGAGTTCATGGAAGGGATCGATGTAGCCGGCGAGGTCCAACGCCTGCCCCGCGACGAACTGCACTTCGGGTACCGCCGCTTTGATCTGCCTCCGGGCTTCATCGTTACGCACTTGGAATTCTTGCTCAGCCCTGGAGATGACGCCGCCATCCGGGCCAAGCGTGCCGACGCCAAACGCCGGCGCGAAGCCCATCAGCCAGTCGGTTATCCGAACGCGGGATCGATCTTCAAGAATCCTCCGGGGCACTTCGCCGGCCATTTGATCCAGGAAGCCGGGATGAAAGGCCTCCGGCGTGGCGGCGCCATGGTTTCGCACCAGCATGCGAACTTCATCGTCAATGTCGATGGGGCCACGGCCGCCGATGTGCACTGGTTGATGATGGAGGCTGCGCGCCGCGTGTGGGAAACACACGGCGTCCGCTTGGAGCCGGAGATTCGCCTCCTTGGCGACTGGAGCGAGGCATGA
- the murG gene encoding undecaprenyldiphospho-muramoylpentapeptide beta-N-acetylglucosaminyltransferase — MIVAGGGTGGHLFPGLAVAEALAAQEDASILFVGSAYGFEARALPRTRFSFRALHVRGVRGRGVRGVLEFVWRLPLAVLQSWHIVGTFRPTLVLGLGGYGSVPVAVAAWLRRIPLLLLEQNAHPGLANRGLARLARKICTTYAESAHFFPAGKAVHTGNPVRQLSCARGPSPEHFTIFAFGGSQGAHAINCAMAGAAAILAKQVPGLRILHQTGAADLEWVKRRYEELGVDVEVFEFVRDMGDAYGRADLVVCRAGATTLAELSTVAKPSILVPYPFAADDHQRMNAEILRDRGAAEMIVNAELSGERLSACVLALARDRERLRTMGTAARSLAVPDATDRVVTVCRQVEAGER, encoded by the coding sequence ATGATCGTTGCGGGGGGTGGAACCGGCGGACACCTCTTCCCGGGCTTGGCCGTGGCGGAGGCCCTGGCCGCGCAGGAGGATGCAAGCATCCTTTTTGTTGGCAGCGCCTACGGCTTCGAAGCGAGAGCTCTGCCCCGGACGCGTTTCTCCTTTCGCGCGCTCCACGTGCGCGGTGTGCGCGGGCGTGGCGTGCGCGGGGTGCTGGAGTTCGTCTGGCGGTTACCGCTGGCGGTGCTTCAGTCATGGCACATCGTCGGGACGTTCCGGCCGACACTGGTTCTCGGGCTTGGTGGATATGGCTCGGTGCCCGTCGCCGTGGCGGCATGGCTGCGTCGCATCCCTCTCCTCCTGCTCGAGCAGAATGCGCACCCGGGTCTGGCGAATCGGGGGCTCGCCCGCCTGGCCCGCAAGATCTGTACGACCTACGCGGAGAGCGCGCATTTCTTCCCCGCTGGCAAGGCCGTGCACACCGGCAATCCGGTGCGCCAGCTCTCCTGCGCCCGAGGCCCATCGCCGGAGCACTTCACCATTTTCGCCTTCGGCGGCAGCCAGGGCGCGCACGCCATCAACTGTGCCATGGCCGGCGCGGCGGCGATCCTCGCCAAGCAAGTCCCCGGGCTACGCATCCTGCATCAAACCGGCGCGGCGGACCTGGAGTGGGTGAAGCGGCGGTACGAAGAATTGGGTGTCGATGTCGAGGTGTTCGAGTTTGTGCGCGACATGGGTGATGCCTACGGGCGTGCTGACCTCGTCGTCTGTCGTGCCGGGGCGACGACTCTCGCCGAGCTGAGCACGGTGGCGAAGCCGTCCATCCTCGTGCCGTACCCATTTGCTGCAGATGACCATCAGCGGATGAATGCCGAGATTCTGAGAGACCGCGGTGCGGCGGAGATGATCGTGAACGCCGAGTTGAGTGGGGAGAGACTGTCGGCTTGCGTACTGGCGCTGGCGCGCGATCGCGAGCGGCTGCGGACCATGGGGACGGCGGCCAGGAGCCTCGCGGTGCCCGATGCGACCGACCGGGTGGTGACGGTGTGCCGGCAGGTCGAGGCAGGGGAGAGATGA
- the ftsA gene encoding cell division protein FtsA: protein MAKKSELLVGLDIGTSKVAAVVGDLNDGVLSIVGIGSAPSDGLRKGVVVNIEATVHAIEHALKEAEVTAGCEIHSVFAGVGGGHIKGFNSHGVVGVKSPEVSQADVDRVLDAARAVALPADRDILHVLPQDFVLDGQDGIRTPVGMSGVRLEARVHIVTTATTSAQNVIKCCERTGLHVADLVLEPLAAAEAVLTPEEKELGVALVDLGAGTTDVLVFHQGALRHTAVLSLGGNHVTNDIAAGLRTPFRDAEILKQRNGCALARSVGREQTVEVPSLGGRTPRLLSRHMLSQIIEARVEEILTLTRHQIAKSGFDEGLGSGIVITGGTAVLEGVIPLAEQVFQSPVRIGTPLNLNGNGEGGAEAVNSASFAAAVGLVHYGARPRDHLPVRSDDSRFVGKVRQRLRGWVEAFF from the coding sequence ATGGCAAAGAAGTCGGAACTGCTCGTCGGACTCGACATCGGCACATCGAAGGTGGCGGCGGTGGTGGGCGACCTCAACGACGGCGTGCTGTCGATCGTCGGTATCGGCTCGGCCCCGTCTGATGGGCTGCGTAAGGGGGTGGTGGTCAACATCGAAGCCACCGTGCACGCCATCGAACATGCCCTCAAAGAGGCGGAAGTCACAGCCGGCTGCGAGATCCACAGCGTGTTTGCGGGCGTCGGCGGGGGGCACATCAAAGGATTCAACAGCCACGGCGTCGTCGGCGTGAAGAGTCCGGAAGTCAGTCAGGCTGACGTTGACCGGGTGCTGGATGCGGCGCGTGCTGTCGCCCTGCCCGCCGACCGCGATATTCTGCACGTCCTGCCGCAAGACTTCGTCCTCGACGGGCAAGACGGCATCCGCACCCCCGTCGGCATGTCCGGTGTACGCCTAGAAGCGCGCGTGCACATCGTCACCACCGCGACCACCTCGGCGCAAAACGTCATCAAGTGCTGCGAGCGCACCGGCCTCCACGTCGCCGACTTGGTTCTCGAGCCCTTGGCGGCGGCTGAAGCGGTGCTGACGCCGGAGGAGAAGGAACTCGGGGTCGCGTTGGTCGATTTGGGCGCCGGTACCACCGATGTGCTGGTGTTTCATCAGGGCGCACTACGGCACACTGCGGTGCTTTCGCTCGGCGGCAACCACGTGACTAACGATATCGCTGCCGGTCTGCGGACGCCCTTTCGCGATGCCGAGATCCTCAAGCAACGTAACGGCTGTGCACTGGCGCGTTCGGTCGGCCGCGAGCAGACCGTCGAGGTGCCCAGCCTTGGGGGGCGCACGCCACGCCTGCTTTCCCGGCACATGCTGAGCCAGATCATCGAGGCCCGCGTCGAGGAGATCTTGACTTTGACGCGCCATCAGATCGCCAAGTCCGGATTCGACGAAGGCCTCGGCTCGGGAATCGTGATTACCGGTGGAACGGCGGTGCTGGAAGGCGTCATCCCGCTGGCGGAACAGGTGTTCCAAAGCCCCGTGCGCATCGGCACGCCGCTGAACCTCAACGGTAACGGTGAAGGAGGGGCAGAGGCCGTCAATAGTGCCAGTTTCGCTGCGGCGGTGGGCTTGGTGCACTACGGTGCGCGCCCGCGTGATCACCTCCCGGTCCGGAGCGACGACTCCCGCTTCGTTGGTAAGGTGCGACAGCGGCTCAGGGGCTGGGTCGAAGCGTTCTTTTGA
- a CDS encoding FtsQ-type POTRA domain-containing protein gives MTSRTRRARKNRSWRPRIMDSRLRGVRRSILAAGCGITLAAGLWYGVPSVVRLAKSHPYFILTTIQVDGNRRLSRREILQWAGVGERTSIWDATPAIVGLRLQSHPWIQRVSVGREFPNRLIIGVEERRPVAIVRLEELNYVDRRGRILGPLQDGDSRDFPLITGLENAQTADFRPIGVHRALRFLHLCERRICFDAVSEVHVDRNQGITVFPLRTAVAVVLGWGSWGEKLARSARVFAAWGGQVGRLAAVDVSFRDLVVVKLHEERHPAAVRSQKGVRV, from the coding sequence ATGACCAGTCGCACCCGCCGCGCCAGGAAGAATCGTTCGTGGCGGCCGCGCATCATGGACAGCCGACTGCGGGGTGTCCGGCGATCCATCCTGGCCGCAGGTTGCGGGATCACCTTGGCTGCGGGTCTCTGGTACGGCGTGCCGTCCGTGGTCCGCCTAGCCAAGTCCCATCCGTATTTCATACTGACGACGATCCAGGTGGATGGCAACCGGCGCCTCAGCCGGCGTGAGATACTGCAATGGGCCGGCGTGGGTGAGCGCACCAGCATTTGGGATGCAACGCCCGCCATCGTGGGATTACGGCTGCAGAGCCATCCTTGGATTCAGCGTGTCAGTGTTGGGCGGGAGTTTCCGAACCGATTGATCATCGGTGTCGAAGAGCGCCGGCCGGTGGCGATCGTACGCCTGGAGGAGCTCAACTATGTCGATCGCAGGGGTCGCATCCTGGGCCCGTTGCAGGATGGCGACAGCCGGGATTTCCCGCTGATTACCGGACTGGAGAATGCACAGACGGCGGATTTCAGGCCCATCGGCGTTCACCGCGCCCTGCGGTTCCTGCACCTGTGCGAACGCCGGATTTGTTTTGATGCGGTGTCCGAAGTGCATGTGGATCGAAATCAAGGCATTACCGTATTTCCCCTGCGCACGGCGGTGGCGGTGGTGTTGGGGTGGGGAAGTTGGGGTGAGAAGCTCGCGCGCTCGGCGCGCGTCTTTGCAGCTTGGGGAGGACAGGTGGGGCGGTTGGCAGCGGTGGATGTGTCCTTCCGCGACCTCGTCGTTGTGAAGCTGCATGAGGAACGCCACCCCGCCGCCGTGCGCTCTCAAAAGGGCGTGCGCGTGTGA
- the ftsZ gene encoding cell division protein FtsZ, which yields MIELVGRSEVLGARIKVIGIGGGGGNAVNTMIFSGLPGVEFITANTDVQALGASLAPTKLQLGAQLTKGLGAGANPDVGRQAALDDSEIIRDHLGGADMVFITAGMGGGTGTGGAPVIARIAKEQGALTVAVVTKPFQFEGKKRMRQADEGMQELKDAVDTLIAIPNQRLLAIAGRDTSLLDTFKRADDILLQAVRGISDLITVHGLINLDFADVRTIMAEMGMAMMGAGSASGENRAVEAAQKAVSSPLLEDISIHGAKGVLINITGSHDLSLHEVNEAATLIQEEAHEDATIIFGAVIDEQMGDEIRITVIATGFGDAQREVKRPGYSLPKEPVSNSTMRPIPARTVARDRDPGRPVVHLGTIIDDLESPSFQRHRSGTERGNGAEERAEEFTISSEENEDQYEIPAFLRKNAM from the coding sequence ATGATTGAGCTGGTGGGACGGAGTGAGGTGTTGGGAGCGCGCATCAAGGTGATAGGCATTGGTGGCGGCGGCGGCAACGCGGTCAACACCATGATCTTCTCGGGCCTGCCCGGCGTGGAATTCATCACCGCCAATACCGATGTGCAGGCGCTCGGGGCCAGCCTGGCTCCAACCAAGCTCCAACTGGGGGCGCAGTTGACCAAAGGCTTGGGCGCAGGCGCAAACCCCGATGTCGGACGCCAGGCGGCGCTCGACGACAGCGAGATCATTCGTGACCACCTCGGCGGTGCGGACATGGTGTTCATCACCGCCGGCATGGGCGGCGGCACGGGTACCGGCGGTGCGCCGGTGATTGCCCGTATCGCCAAAGAGCAGGGCGCGCTCACGGTGGCCGTGGTCACCAAGCCCTTCCAGTTCGAGGGCAAGAAGCGCATGCGGCAGGCGGATGAAGGCATGCAAGAACTCAAGGATGCCGTCGACACGTTGATCGCCATTCCCAACCAGCGCCTGTTGGCCATCGCCGGCCGTGATACCTCCCTGCTCGATACGTTCAAGAGGGCCGACGACATCCTGTTGCAGGCGGTGCGCGGCATTTCCGACCTGATCACGGTGCACGGACTGATCAACCTCGACTTCGCCGATGTCCGTACGATCATGGCGGAGATGGGGATGGCCATGATGGGTGCCGGCAGCGCCAGCGGCGAGAACCGCGCGGTGGAAGCGGCGCAGAAGGCCGTCTCCAGCCCCCTGCTCGAAGACATCTCCATCCATGGTGCCAAGGGCGTGCTCATCAATATCACCGGCAGTCACGATCTGTCGCTGCACGAGGTCAACGAGGCCGCCACGTTGATCCAGGAGGAGGCGCATGAGGACGCCACCATCATCTTTGGCGCCGTGATCGATGAGCAGATGGGTGACGAGATCCGCATCACGGTAATCGCCACCGGGTTCGGCGATGCCCAGCGCGAAGTGAAGCGGCCCGGATACAGCCTGCCCAAGGAGCCCGTCAGCAACAGCACGATGCGCCCCATTCCGGCACGCACCGTCGCGCGTGACCGCGACCCCGGACGCCCCGTCGTCCATCTCGGTACCATCATCGACGACCTGGAATCACCGAGTTTCCAGCGCCACCGGTCGGGAACGGAACGCGGCAACGGCGCCGAAGAACGGGCGGAAGAGTTCACCATCTCTTCCGAGGAAAACGAGGATCAATACGAGATCCCCGCTTTCCTGCGCAAGAACGCGATGTAG
- a CDS encoding radical SAM protein, which yields MPSWFLEERARARRAQERILFPKKQAGDIRVCLVYPNRYNVAMGNLGFQAVYEIFDRHPGVVCERAFLPDEDDASLVTSGTLRSLESNTLVQDFDVIAFSVSFEMDYWHVARLLDLIGLPLTSREREGKGPLIIAGGPAVFLNPEPLAEFVDLFLIGEAEEMLPEFLHLLSAHLSSLRTQPPSTELRAGPGLRTDFLWNCAATVTGSYVPALYEPVHDGSVLAELNYRGPGTERVERRLIWDLNKFATATRVLTDEAVFGDMMLVEASRGCQWGCRFCAAGYMYRPIRTRGVEQLKESVRAGLAHRQTIGLVGAEMASVPGLDALSEIAADAGGRLSPSSLKADCVTPRLAAALARGRNRSVTVAPEAGSERMRRVINKNLSEPDILRAADLLVGEGVQDLKLYFMVGLPTEHIADVTAIADLTAKIRGRLCDAERARRRVANITVSVNPFVPKPWTPFQWEPMERISSLKQKLAHLRHELSALPNVHLDTESPREAYFQTLLSRGDRRVGRVIRAIHEADGDWWAVIRAWQRDGIPGVPHPDEYVHRRYGDDERLPWDFIDHRINKSFLWVERRKALAARQTPPCDTATCISCGAC from the coding sequence TTGCCGAGCTGGTTCCTCGAAGAGCGTGCCCGCGCCCGCCGGGCGCAAGAGCGCATCCTGTTTCCCAAAAAGCAGGCGGGCGACATTCGCGTCTGCCTCGTTTACCCCAATCGCTACAACGTGGCGATGGGGAACCTCGGCTTCCAGGCGGTGTACGAGATCTTCGATCGCCACCCCGGCGTGGTGTGCGAGCGCGCCTTCTTGCCGGACGAGGACGATGCGTCACTGGTGACCAGCGGCACGTTGCGCAGCCTGGAGTCGAACACCCTCGTCCAGGACTTCGACGTCATCGCCTTCTCCGTTTCATTCGAGATGGATTACTGGCACGTGGCCAGGCTGCTCGACCTCATCGGCTTGCCGCTGACCAGCCGGGAGCGCGAGGGCAAAGGCCCACTGATCATCGCCGGCGGCCCAGCCGTATTTCTCAACCCGGAACCCCTGGCGGAGTTCGTCGATCTCTTCCTCATCGGCGAGGCGGAAGAGATGCTCCCGGAATTCCTGCATCTGCTGTCCGCGCATCTTTCTTCACTCAGGACTCAGCCCCCTTCGACTGAGCTCAGGGCAGGCCCAGGACTCAGGACTGATTTCCTGTGGAACTGCGCCGCCACAGTCACAGGGAGTTATGTTCCGGCGTTGTATGAGCCCGTCCACGACGGATCCGTGCTCGCGGAGCTCAACTACCGCGGTCCGGGAACGGAGCGTGTGGAGCGCCGCCTCATTTGGGATCTGAACAAGTTCGCGACCGCCACCCGCGTGCTCACCGACGAGGCCGTGTTCGGCGATATGATGCTGGTGGAGGCGAGCCGGGGCTGCCAGTGGGGTTGCCGCTTCTGCGCCGCCGGGTACATGTACCGTCCCATCCGCACACGCGGGGTGGAGCAATTGAAGGAATCCGTGCGGGCCGGCTTGGCGCATCGGCAGACGATCGGCTTGGTCGGTGCGGAGATGGCCAGCGTGCCCGGCCTGGACGCCTTGTCGGAAATCGCTGCCGATGCCGGCGGGCGACTGTCGCCGTCCTCACTGAAGGCCGATTGCGTCACGCCGCGGTTGGCCGCCGCCTTGGCGCGCGGGCGTAATCGCAGTGTGACCGTGGCGCCGGAGGCGGGTTCGGAACGCATGCGCCGGGTCATCAACAAGAACCTGTCGGAGCCTGATATTCTCCGTGCCGCCGACTTGCTGGTAGGCGAGGGCGTGCAAGATCTGAAGCTGTATTTCATGGTCGGGCTGCCGACCGAGCACATCGCGGATGTGACCGCCATTGCGGACCTGACTGCCAAGATTCGCGGCCGGCTGTGCGATGCCGAGCGTGCCCGCCGCCGCGTGGCGAATATCACGGTCTCAGTAAACCCGTTCGTGCCCAAACCGTGGACCCCGTTCCAGTGGGAGCCCATGGAGCGCATCTCCAGCCTCAAGCAGAAGTTGGCCCACTTGCGCCACGAGTTGTCGGCTCTTCCCAACGTGCATCTCGACACCGAGTCGCCACGGGAGGCGTACTTTCAGACGCTGCTCTCGCGTGGCGACCGCCGCGTGGGACGCGTCATCCGCGCCATCCATGAAGCCGACGGCGATTGGTGGGCGGTGATCCGCGCGTGGCAGCGCGACGGCATCCCAGGCGTGCCGCATCCGGACGAGTACGTACATCGGCGGTACGGTGATGACGAGCGCCTGCCGTGGGATTTCATCGACCACCGCATCAACAAGTCCTTCCTCTGGGTGGAGCGGCGTAAGGCGCTGGCGGCACGGCAGACGCCGCCGTGCGATACGGCGACATGCATTTCGTGTGGGGCATGTTGA